From the Microbacterium thalassium genome, one window contains:
- a CDS encoding alpha/beta fold hydrolase, with translation MQQQTLTASPGLEAREVVVAGVAVRYTDNPGPDRGDRLPTVLVHGTGGSTATHFAFIEPMLATRSRVIAIDLSEPEGDDLELDDLVAQVAAVIEDAVPATAVTVLGYSLGAVVAAAFAARHPSVARQLVLVAGWLRTDAQQRLRNEIWTQLAAVSPQALAEYSTFCAFGSPFLHTRTDAQVAELHRVAEPSSFLRKQMQLNRDIDITDEATAIASRALVIGLTEDHMVPRHHSQELFGAIEDARYAELPTGHAVVFERPAQLFALIDEFTGHPDRHPAGSVITPPLP, from the coding sequence ATGCAGCAGCAGACACTCACAGCCTCACCGGGCCTCGAGGCGCGAGAGGTCGTCGTCGCGGGCGTCGCCGTCCGCTACACCGACAACCCGGGACCCGATCGCGGCGACCGCCTCCCGACGGTGCTCGTGCACGGCACGGGCGGGTCGACCGCCACCCACTTCGCGTTCATCGAGCCGATGCTCGCGACGCGGAGTCGGGTGATCGCGATCGATCTGAGCGAGCCCGAGGGCGACGACCTCGAACTCGACGACCTCGTGGCCCAGGTCGCCGCCGTGATCGAGGATGCCGTGCCGGCGACCGCGGTCACGGTGCTGGGGTACTCCCTCGGCGCCGTCGTCGCGGCCGCCTTCGCGGCCCGGCATCCCTCCGTCGCGCGGCAGCTCGTGCTCGTGGCCGGGTGGCTGCGCACCGACGCCCAGCAGCGCCTGCGGAACGAGATCTGGACGCAGCTCGCGGCCGTCTCCCCGCAGGCGCTCGCCGAGTACTCGACGTTCTGCGCGTTCGGGTCGCCGTTCCTCCACACGCGCACCGACGCGCAGGTGGCGGAGCTGCACCGCGTGGCCGAACCCAGTTCGTTCCTCCGCAAGCAGATGCAGCTCAACCGCGACATCGATATCACCGACGAGGCGACCGCGATCGCGTCGCGCGCCCTCGTGATCGGCCTCACCGAGGACCACATGGTTCCGCGGCACCACAGCCAGGAGCTGTTCGGCGCGATCGAGGACGCCCGCTACGCCGAGCTGCCGACCGGCCACGCCGTCGTCTTCGAGCGTCCCGCGCAGCTGTTCGCCCTGATCGACGAGTTCACCGGCCACCCCGACCGCCACCCGGCCGGTTCGGTCATCACGCCTCCCCTCCCCTGA
- a CDS encoding flavin-containing monooxygenase has translation MSDLSGAPEERAGIIIVGSGFSGIGLGIRLLEEGESNFVILERAQDVGGTWRDNVYPGVACDVPSLLYSYSFRPESDWSRVFAPGGEIWRYLQTCAREGGLLPHLRFGADVERAEWDEAAREWIVRTPIGVWRAPILITAMGHLADANVPQFPGQEEFAGEVFHSAQWDPSAQIEGKRVGVVGAGASAIQIVPRMAEAASEVVVFQRSAAYVIPREDRPYTDAERRRFARVPGAIAAEREEMFWANEANFAQRRMVEGAIDQAKDLALGHLADQVADPELRAALTPDYEIGCKRVLISNEYFPSFTKPNVTLETSALSHFDGTHAVAASGEAYELDVVVLATGFEAARPPFAPRIVDGEGRSLADAWENGMRAHQSITVAGFPNLLLINGPNTGLGHNSVVFVIESQIEYVLGVLRHLRETGADRFEVTSSAEAASHEKVLGLSKGTVWIEGGCRNWYVDPITGELTVTWPDFAYAFREENGTFHPEDYVFASRQEVLA, from the coding sequence ATGTCAGACCTCAGCGGTGCGCCGGAAGAGCGCGCAGGCATCATCATCGTCGGCTCCGGGTTCTCGGGGATCGGCCTCGGCATCCGCCTCCTCGAAGAGGGCGAGAGCAACTTCGTCATCCTGGAGCGCGCCCAGGACGTGGGCGGCACGTGGCGCGACAACGTCTACCCGGGCGTCGCGTGCGACGTCCCGTCCCTGCTGTACTCCTACTCGTTCCGGCCCGAGTCCGACTGGTCGCGGGTGTTCGCCCCCGGCGGCGAGATCTGGCGCTACCTGCAGACCTGCGCCCGCGAGGGCGGGCTGCTGCCGCACCTGCGCTTCGGCGCCGACGTCGAGCGGGCGGAGTGGGACGAAGCCGCGCGCGAGTGGATCGTCCGCACGCCGATCGGCGTGTGGCGGGCCCCCATCCTCATCACCGCCATGGGGCATCTCGCGGACGCGAACGTTCCGCAGTTCCCCGGGCAGGAGGAGTTCGCCGGCGAGGTCTTCCACTCCGCGCAGTGGGACCCGTCGGCGCAGATCGAGGGCAAGCGGGTCGGCGTGGTCGGTGCGGGGGCCTCGGCCATCCAGATCGTGCCGCGCATGGCCGAAGCAGCGTCCGAGGTCGTCGTCTTCCAGCGCAGCGCCGCCTACGTCATCCCCCGCGAGGACCGCCCCTATACGGATGCCGAACGCCGGCGGTTCGCGCGCGTGCCCGGCGCCATCGCGGCGGAACGCGAGGAGATGTTCTGGGCGAACGAGGCGAACTTCGCGCAGCGACGCATGGTCGAAGGTGCGATCGACCAGGCCAAGGACCTCGCGCTCGGGCACCTCGCCGACCAGGTCGCCGACCCCGAACTGCGCGCCGCGCTCACGCCGGACTACGAGATCGGCTGCAAGCGCGTGCTCATCTCCAACGAGTACTTCCCGTCGTTCACGAAGCCGAACGTCACGCTCGAGACCAGCGCGCTGTCGCACTTCGACGGAACCCACGCCGTCGCCGCGTCCGGCGAGGCGTACGAGCTGGACGTCGTGGTGCTCGCCACCGGATTCGAGGCGGCCCGGCCGCCCTTCGCGCCGCGCATCGTCGACGGCGAGGGCCGCTCGCTCGCCGATGCGTGGGAGAACGGCATGCGGGCCCACCAGTCGATCACCGTCGCGGGCTTCCCGAACCTGCTGCTGATCAACGGGCCGAACACGGGTCTCGGCCACAACTCGGTGGTCTTCGTCATCGAGTCGCAGATCGAGTACGTGCTCGGGGTGCTCCGCCACCTGCGCGAGACCGGCGCCGACCGCTTCGAGGTGACGTCCTCCGCCGAGGCGGCGTCCCACGAGAAGGTCCTCGGCCTCAGCAAGGGAACGGTCTGGATCGAGGGCGGATGCCGCAACTGGTACGTCGACCCGATCACCGGGGAGCTCACCGTCACGTGGCCGGACTTCGCCTACGCCTTCCGGGAGGAGAACGGGACCTTCCACCCGGAGGACTACGTCTTCGCGTCCCGCCAGGAGGTGCTCGCATGA
- a CDS encoding NAD(P)-dependent alcohol dehydrogenase codes for MSVEITASVTPGRSAPSQVETVFIDEPGPGEALVRIVAAGVCHTDAITREGDLPLPLPGILGHEGAGVVEAVGPAVTQVAVGDRVVIGWPSCGECDACLDGEPRYCDHLVEALTSGARLRGEHRGESAYRTADGAALAGHFFGQSSFATASLVLADALVKVPDDVPLSVAAPLACGVTTGAGAVMNVAKPKPGDALVIWGTGAVGLAAIMAARNSPATTIIAVDLHEDRLALARELGATHTVNAAAGDALDEVRRICGGPADYAFECTGVIRVVEQAVESVSMRGTVILIGGAPADSRFSVDHFGALWGKRIVGVLGGEGRNGSLIPALLDLWRQGRFPIDRLIEDFAFPHVDEAIDAGTSGRVIKPVLHVSDDPIAAHRGGAQ; via the coding sequence ATGAGCGTCGAGATCACCGCATCCGTGACCCCGGGGCGCAGCGCGCCGTCGCAGGTCGAGACCGTCTTCATCGACGAGCCCGGGCCGGGCGAGGCGCTCGTGCGCATCGTCGCCGCCGGCGTGTGCCACACCGACGCGATCACGCGCGAGGGCGACCTGCCGCTGCCGCTGCCCGGCATCCTCGGTCACGAGGGCGCCGGGGTCGTCGAGGCGGTGGGGCCCGCGGTGACCCAGGTGGCCGTGGGCGATCGCGTCGTGATCGGCTGGCCGTCGTGCGGCGAATGCGACGCCTGCCTCGACGGCGAGCCGCGCTACTGCGATCACCTCGTCGAGGCGCTCACCAGCGGCGCGCGGCTGCGCGGGGAGCACCGCGGCGAGTCGGCGTATCGCACCGCGGACGGCGCGGCGCTGGCCGGTCACTTCTTCGGCCAGTCGTCGTTCGCGACCGCGTCGCTCGTCCTCGCCGACGCGCTCGTGAAGGTGCCCGACGACGTGCCGCTCTCGGTCGCCGCCCCGCTGGCGTGCGGTGTGACCACCGGCGCGGGCGCCGTCATGAACGTGGCGAAACCGAAGCCGGGTGACGCGCTCGTGATCTGGGGGACCGGGGCCGTGGGCCTCGCGGCGATCATGGCGGCGCGCAACAGCCCAGCGACCACGATCATCGCGGTCGATCTGCACGAGGATCGCCTGGCCCTCGCGCGCGAGCTCGGTGCGACCCACACCGTCAACGCCGCCGCGGGCGATGCGCTCGACGAGGTCCGGCGGATCTGCGGCGGACCGGCCGACTACGCGTTCGAATGCACGGGGGTCATCCGGGTGGTCGAGCAGGCCGTCGAGTCGGTGAGCATGCGGGGCACCGTGATCCTCATCGGCGGCGCCCCCGCGGACTCGCGATTCTCGGTCGACCACTTCGGGGCGCTCTGGGGCAAGCGGATCGTGGGCGTGCTCGGCGGCGAGGGCCGCAACGGCAGCCTGATCCCCGCGCTCCTGGACCTGTGGCGCCAGGGTCGCTTCCCGATCGACCGACTGATCGAGGATTTCGCGTTCCCGCACGTGGACGAGGCGATCGACGCCGGCACCTCCGGCCGCGTGATCAAGCCCGTGCTGCACGTCTCCGACGATCCGATCGCCGCTCACCGAGGAGGAGCCCAGTGA
- a CDS encoding aldehyde dehydrogenase family protein, translated as MTTIDIAPAVGAGLLAPEVWSNRVFAADGVAGSVAHEIREPATGELLGTYLGVEAAQVRVAATAAAAAQEAWEHTPPEERAAVLRRAGALFEEHAEEIQAWVQRETGAIAPKAQLETHTAAQECYEASALPTAAMGDVLAAEEPRWSFARRRAAGVVSVISPFNFPLILSIRSVAPALALGNAVLLKPDPRTTVSGGVAIARVFEEAGLPAGLLSLLPGGADVGEAVVTAPEVRIVSFTGSTPAGRIVGELAARHLKRAHLELGGNNALVVLPGADVEQAASAGAFGSFMHQGQICMTTGRHIVHESLYDEYVAALARRADALVVGDPTGHVHMGPIIDERQRDRVLGIIGGAIDAGASVQAGGTHDGLFVRPTVLSRVAGDNPAWSEEIFGPVAPVRSYRTREEAIGLIRENPYGLSVSLLGDVAEAMRIADRIRSGKIHINEQTVMDEANAPFGGVGDSGTGSRFGGAQANIEAFTETQWLTMRPDIAPYPF; from the coding sequence GTGACCACCATCGACATCGCGCCCGCCGTGGGCGCGGGACTGCTCGCCCCCGAGGTCTGGTCGAACCGCGTCTTCGCGGCCGACGGCGTCGCCGGGAGTGTCGCACACGAGATCCGAGAGCCCGCGACCGGCGAGCTGCTCGGCACGTACCTCGGCGTCGAGGCCGCCCAGGTGCGCGTCGCGGCGACGGCGGCCGCCGCCGCGCAGGAGGCCTGGGAGCACACGCCGCCCGAGGAGAGGGCCGCCGTGCTCCGCCGCGCCGGCGCGCTCTTCGAGGAGCACGCCGAGGAGATCCAGGCGTGGGTGCAGCGCGAGACCGGCGCGATCGCGCCCAAGGCGCAGCTCGAGACCCACACCGCCGCGCAGGAGTGCTACGAGGCCTCGGCGCTCCCGACCGCGGCGATGGGCGACGTGCTCGCTGCGGAGGAGCCGCGGTGGTCGTTCGCCCGCCGCCGGGCGGCGGGGGTCGTGAGCGTCATCTCGCCCTTCAACTTCCCCCTCATCCTCTCGATCCGCTCGGTGGCCCCGGCGCTCGCGCTCGGCAACGCCGTGCTGCTCAAGCCCGACCCGCGCACCACCGTGTCGGGCGGCGTCGCGATCGCGCGCGTGTTCGAGGAGGCGGGGCTGCCCGCAGGGCTCCTGTCGCTGCTGCCCGGCGGCGCGGATGTCGGCGAGGCCGTCGTGACCGCCCCCGAGGTGCGGATCGTGTCGTTCACCGGATCGACGCCGGCGGGGCGCATCGTCGGCGAGCTCGCCGCCCGCCACCTCAAGCGCGCGCACCTGGAGCTCGGCGGGAACAACGCGCTGGTCGTGCTGCCGGGCGCCGATGTCGAGCAGGCCGCCTCGGCGGGTGCGTTCGGCTCGTTCATGCACCAGGGGCAGATCTGCATGACCACCGGGCGGCACATCGTGCACGAGTCCCTGTACGACGAGTACGTGGCCGCTCTGGCTCGACGTGCGGACGCCCTCGTCGTGGGCGACCCCACCGGCCACGTGCACATGGGGCCGATCATCGACGAGCGCCAGCGCGACCGCGTGCTCGGCATCATCGGCGGTGCGATCGACGCGGGCGCCTCCGTTCAGGCGGGCGGCACGCACGACGGGCTGTTCGTGCGGCCGACGGTGCTGAGCCGGGTCGCCGGCGACAACCCGGCGTGGAGCGAGGAGATCTTCGGCCCGGTCGCCCCGGTGCGCTCGTACCGCACCCGAGAGGAGGCGATCGGGCTGATCAGGGAGAACCCCTACGGCCTGTCGGTGTCGCTGCTGGGCGACGTCGCCGAGGCGATGCGCATCGCCGACCGCATCCGCTCGGGGAAGATCCACATCAACGAGCAGACCGTGATGGACGAGGCCAACGCACCGTTCGGCGGCGTCGGCGACTCGGGAACCGGATCCCGCTTCGGCGGGGCGCAGGCGAACATCGAGGCGTTCACCGAGACGCAGTGGCTCACCATGCGCCCCGACATCGCGCCGTACCCGTTCTGA
- the purU gene encoding formyltetrahydrofolate deformylase, with amino-acid sequence MPSNPAPRPLADHACLIVHGKDRPGIVAAVSALITRHQGNIVAFDQYSDDPTGGAYFQRVVFHRPELAAALPEIEADLAETLGKGFDLEWSLTDQSTPKRMAILASKQDHCLLDLLWRHRRGDLPVSIPMVISNHTTSAEDVRSFGVPFFHVPSVAGPDKSASEAKIVELLRGNVDVVVLARYMQILSSDFLEQVGVPVINIHHSFLPAFIGADPYKKAKERGVKLIGATSHYVTADLDEGPIIEQDTVRVNHADSYEELVRRGADVERQVLSRAVLWHAQDRVLRHGNHTIVF; translated from the coding sequence ATGCCGTCGAACCCTGCGCCCCGCCCGCTCGCCGACCACGCCTGCCTCATCGTCCACGGCAAGGACCGGCCCGGGATCGTCGCGGCGGTGTCGGCCCTCATCACGCGCCACCAGGGCAACATCGTCGCGTTCGACCAGTACTCCGACGACCCGACCGGGGGCGCGTACTTCCAGCGCGTCGTGTTCCACCGGCCCGAGCTCGCCGCCGCCCTGCCTGAGATCGAGGCCGATCTCGCCGAGACCCTCGGCAAGGGGTTCGACCTGGAGTGGAGCCTCACCGACCAGTCGACGCCCAAGCGCATGGCGATCCTCGCCTCCAAGCAGGACCACTGCCTGCTCGACCTGCTGTGGCGGCATCGCCGCGGCGACCTGCCGGTCAGCATCCCGATGGTGATCTCGAACCACACCACCTCGGCCGAGGACGTGCGGTCCTTCGGCGTGCCGTTCTTCCACGTGCCGTCGGTCGCGGGGCCGGACAAGTCGGCATCCGAGGCGAAGATCGTCGAGCTCCTCCGCGGCAACGTCGACGTCGTCGTGCTCGCCCGCTACATGCAGATCCTCTCGAGCGACTTCCTCGAGCAGGTCGGGGTCCCCGTCATCAACATCCACCACTCGTTCCTGCCCGCGTTCATCGGCGCCGACCCCTACAAGAAGGCGAAGGAGCGCGGCGTCAAGCTCATCGGCGCGACCAGCCACTACGTCACCGCCGACCTCGACGAGGGGCCGATCATCGAACAGGACACGGTGCGGGTGAACCACGCCGACAGCTATGAGGAGCTCGTGCGCCGCGGCGCCGACGTGGAGCGGCAGGTGCTGTCCCGCGCCGTGCTGTGGCACGCGCAGGACCGTGTGCTGCGCCACGGCAACCACACGATCGTCTTCTGA
- a CDS encoding TetR/AcrR family transcriptional regulator, producing the protein MSEPVIRRRDAERTRAELLDVATAAFAESGFSGTRVDEIAERTRTTKRMIYYYFGGKEQLYLAVLERAYRTIREAEQELHVGDLPPVEALRRLAELTYDHHLEHRDFIRLVSIENIHRGEFIRRLDSLRTLNKPALTVLDDILARGRADGSVRDDVDALDVHLVISSYCFFQVANQYTFGYLFERDLLDAARREHLRGMIGDVVVAWLNRTP; encoded by the coding sequence GTGAGCGAGCCCGTCATCCGCCGCCGCGACGCCGAGCGGACTCGCGCCGAGCTGCTGGACGTCGCCACGGCCGCCTTCGCCGAATCAGGCTTCTCCGGCACGCGCGTCGACGAGATCGCCGAGCGCACCCGCACGACCAAGCGGATGATCTACTACTACTTCGGCGGCAAGGAGCAGCTCTACCTCGCGGTGCTCGAGAGGGCCTACCGCACGATCCGCGAAGCCGAGCAGGAGCTTCACGTCGGCGACCTGCCGCCCGTCGAGGCGCTGCGCCGTCTCGCCGAGCTCACGTACGACCACCACCTCGAGCACCGCGATTTCATCCGGCTGGTGTCGATCGAGAACATCCACCGCGGCGAGTTCATCCGGCGCCTGGATTCGCTGCGCACGCTGAACAAGCCGGCGCTGACGGTGCTCGACGACATCCTGGCTCGCGGTCGGGCCGACGGGTCGGTGCGCGACGACGTCGACGCGCTCGACGTGCACCTCGTGATCAGCTCCTACTGCTTCTTCCAGGTCGCCAACCAGTACACGTTCGGCTACCTGTTCGAGCGCGATCTGCTCGACGCCGCGCGACGCGAGCACCTGCGCGGCATGATCGGCGACGTCGTCGTCGCGTGGCTGAACCGCACCCCCTGA
- a CDS encoding phosphotriesterase family protein: MSEASTPGVPTFTGQVDAGALGVTLIHEHVFVRSPELDASMPHPEWDEDALVDRAVGLFQRLHEHGVRTVVDLTVPGLGRDVRTVARVAERVPVSLIAATGWYTADVLPHAIRMNGPGRLVDGPDPLIELFVGDIERGIAGTGIRAGMLKVVSDAEGITPDVERVFTAAAVAHAQTGVPITTHSHAPSRGGLAQQRLLSGLGVRLDRVVIGHSGDSTDLAYLRELADAGSYLGFDRFGMSHVGSDEDRVRMLLALLEAGYGDRIVLSHDAAVFSRVTPPSWRAGTVPQWRMDHLFTTILPRLAREGVDERTIAQLMVDNPRRLLAAERSTDLPRPEHAPPVGWGT; the protein is encoded by the coding sequence GTGAGTGAGGCGAGCACGCCCGGGGTCCCGACGTTCACCGGACAGGTGGATGCCGGGGCCCTGGGCGTGACGCTCATCCACGAGCACGTGTTCGTGCGCAGCCCCGAGCTCGACGCGAGCATGCCGCATCCGGAATGGGATGAGGATGCGCTCGTCGATCGGGCCGTGGGCCTGTTCCAGCGACTGCACGAACACGGTGTGCGCACCGTCGTCGACCTCACCGTCCCGGGCCTGGGCCGCGATGTGCGGACGGTCGCCCGCGTCGCCGAGCGGGTGCCCGTCTCGCTCATCGCGGCCACCGGCTGGTACACCGCGGACGTGCTCCCGCACGCGATCCGCATGAACGGCCCGGGACGGCTGGTCGACGGCCCCGACCCGCTCATCGAGCTGTTCGTCGGCGACATCGAGCGCGGCATCGCGGGGACCGGGATCCGGGCCGGGATGCTGAAGGTGGTCTCGGACGCCGAGGGCATCACGCCGGACGTGGAGCGGGTGTTCACGGCCGCGGCGGTGGCGCATGCGCAGACCGGCGTGCCGATCACGACCCACTCCCACGCGCCGTCGCGGGGCGGGCTCGCCCAGCAGCGGCTGCTGTCGGGCCTCGGCGTTCGGCTGGACCGCGTCGTGATCGGCCACAGCGGCGACTCGACCGACCTCGCCTATCTGCGCGAACTCGCCGACGCGGGCTCGTACCTCGGATTCGACCGGTTCGGCATGAGCCACGTCGGCAGCGACGAGGATCGCGTGCGGATGCTGCTCGCCCTGCTCGAGGCCGGCTACGGCGACCGCATCGTGCTGTCGCACGACGCCGCGGTGTTCAGCCGCGTCACGCCGCCGTCGTGGCGGGCGGGCACCGTCCCCCAGTGGCGGATGGACCACCTCTTCACCACGATCCTGCCTCGCCTGGCGCGCGAGGGTGTGGACGAGCGGACCATCGCCCAGCTGATGGTCGACAACCCGCGCCGCCTGCTCGCCGCCGAGCGCAGCACCGACCTTCCGCGGCCGGAGCACGCGCCGCCAGTAGGGTGGGGAACGTGA
- a CDS encoding DctP family TRAP transporter solute-binding subunit codes for MTARRNKRTMWIALAAAPALMLVGCTSGGGDADSGTGDETEVRTLQLAHSYTEEQPQHACGAQVIADEVAAADVGLEIEIFPASQLGGDADRIALVASGDIDMDIQGASALGAVYEPISVLDAAYAFDDADHLAAFMASDESSVLVDGFKEASGVQVVGVWSAGERHFTSNTPIRTPEDLDGVRMRFPGSPQYLMNAEALGADATEVAYEELYLALQQGTVDAQENPITNILAQSFYEVQDYLNLSAHQLNTNLVIVSPVWDELTEEQQEALTAATETAVTSVTECIEEEAEATLDEWRSGDDWEVIEDVDREAFQEMTVAYFEENYTGDSLEVFEAIRATAP; via the coding sequence ATGACTGCACGACGCAACAAGCGAACGATGTGGATCGCTCTGGCCGCAGCACCGGCACTGATGCTGGTCGGCTGCACGTCGGGCGGCGGTGACGCCGACAGCGGCACCGGCGACGAGACAGAGGTCCGGACGCTGCAGCTGGCCCACAGCTACACCGAGGAGCAGCCCCAGCACGCGTGTGGCGCGCAGGTGATCGCGGACGAGGTGGCCGCGGCCGATGTGGGTCTCGAGATCGAGATCTTCCCGGCCAGCCAGCTCGGCGGCGACGCCGACCGCATCGCCCTGGTCGCCTCGGGCGACATCGACATGGACATCCAGGGCGCATCGGCCCTGGGCGCGGTCTACGAGCCGATCAGCGTGCTCGACGCGGCCTACGCGTTCGACGACGCCGACCACCTCGCCGCTTTCATGGCCAGCGACGAGTCCTCGGTCCTGGTCGACGGCTTCAAGGAGGCATCCGGCGTGCAGGTCGTCGGCGTCTGGTCGGCCGGTGAGCGGCACTTCACGTCGAACACGCCGATCCGCACGCCGGAGGACCTCGACGGCGTCCGCATGCGGTTCCCGGGTTCGCCCCAGTACCTCATGAACGCCGAGGCCCTCGGGGCGGATGCGACCGAGGTCGCGTACGAGGAGCTCTACCTGGCCCTGCAGCAGGGCACGGTCGACGCTCAGGAGAACCCGATCACCAACATCCTGGCGCAGAGCTTCTACGAGGTTCAGGACTACCTGAACCTGTCCGCTCACCAGCTCAACACCAACCTGGTGATCGTGAGCCCGGTGTGGGACGAGCTGACCGAGGAGCAGCAGGAGGCGCTGACCGCGGCCACCGAGACCGCTGTGACCAGCGTGACCGAGTGCATCGAGGAGGAGGCCGAGGCGACGCTCGACGAGTGGCGCAGCGGCGATGACTGGGAGGTCATCGAGGACGTCGACCGTGAGGCGTTCCAGGAGATGACCGTCGCCTACTTCGAGGAGAACTACACCGGAGACTCCCTCGAGGTCTTCGAGGCGATCCGCGCCACCGCGCCCTGA
- a CDS encoding shikimate dehydrogenase encodes MTGIAQRRPAVLIGLIGEGVTPSLTPPMHELEGARHGMSYVYRTVDLSRGQGTEEHVRSLFDAARRLGFTGLNITHPIKQTAIGLLDELSENARRVGAVNTVVFEGDRTVGHNTDITGFAEAFADELDDVARDAVVLVGAGGAGSAVATALRGLGVGELIIVDQDAERADALARTVAARTSGGAIRAASLDDLPALLARVDGVVNATPLGMAAHPGTAFDVSLLHERLFVVDIVYRPVETALLAAARARGCRVMSGLGMAMHQAADAFEIFTQEPADRRAMLADLENLVAAEAAGALAPVATLRGEKQ; translated from the coding sequence ATGACCGGGATCGCCCAGCGCCGCCCGGCCGTCCTCATCGGGCTCATCGGAGAAGGGGTCACCCCGTCTCTCACACCGCCGATGCACGAGCTCGAGGGCGCCCGCCACGGCATGAGCTACGTGTACCGGACGGTGGACCTCAGCCGCGGGCAGGGCACCGAGGAGCACGTGCGCTCGCTGTTCGACGCCGCGCGGCGGCTCGGCTTCACCGGCCTGAACATCACGCACCCGATCAAGCAGACCGCCATCGGCCTGCTGGACGAGCTGTCCGAGAACGCCCGCCGCGTGGGCGCCGTGAACACCGTCGTCTTCGAGGGCGACCGCACCGTCGGGCACAACACCGACATCACGGGCTTCGCCGAGGCGTTCGCCGACGAACTCGACGATGTCGCCCGCGACGCCGTCGTGCTGGTCGGGGCGGGCGGCGCAGGATCCGCGGTCGCGACCGCGCTGCGCGGGCTCGGCGTCGGCGAGCTCATCATCGTGGATCAGGATGCCGAGCGCGCCGACGCCCTGGCCCGCACCGTCGCGGCGCGCACCTCGGGCGGCGCCATCCGGGCGGCATCGCTCGACGACCTGCCGGCGCTCCTGGCGCGCGTCGACGGCGTCGTCAACGCCACGCCTCTGGGCATGGCGGCGCACCCGGGCACCGCGTTCGACGTCTCGCTCCTCCACGAGCGCCTGTTCGTGGTCGACATCGTCTACCGGCCCGTCGAGACGGCACTCCTCGCGGCCGCGCGGGCACGCGGTTGCCGCGTCATGTCGGGACTCGGCATGGCGATGCATCAGGCCGCCGACGCCTTCGAGATCTTCACCCAAGAACCTGCAGATCGGCGGGCGATGCTCGCCGATCTCGAGAACCTGGTCGCTGCCGAGGCGGCCGGGGCCCTTGCCCCCGTGGCAACCCTGAGAGGAGAGAAGCAATGA